The genomic stretch GTGTTACTTAGCCAAGTTCTCCTGGCAAGCAAACTGATTAAAAAAGGACATCCAAGATTCAAGTGCTGTTCTTCATCTATATTTGGGCACGTGCACATACaagcgtgcacacacacacacacacacaagtgcATGAACAGAAACCAAACCCTTCTGTCTGAAAATACGGCCCTCAGTAAGCTGAGCAGTGTTATTAATTCCATTcctatatttaaaatgaaaagataaaatcCTACAAAGCTCAGCATGTCTGCACTCTGGAACACAAGCCACTGCTAACACcacaaggttttttttcccatttcttcaacatttttttgaagtaagtcttttttgaagaagttttcttgttatttattttttgttagtttaCATATGAACAGCGTTAATGTCAAATCaggtgtcaaaaaaaaaaaggaaaaaaaaaaaaaagagagagctgTAAAGAAACGGACCCACAGTTTACCTTGTGGTGATTGTGATCCACCAGTCCTCCAATCACATAGGCTTTCTTCTCATCAAGCTCACTGAGAACGTCCGGGGAATCTGAGGTAAGATATACTAGGTCTTCTTTCTTTATTAGCTCACTATAGTGCTCTGTTCTAATTTGGATGTCCTCAAAAAAAGGTAGTTAAAAGAAGTTACATTCAACTGATGAATTGCTGGGCAAGCTTTACAGAACCAAGATGGAAccagtaaaaataaatccaataGTATGCAGTCATTCCACATCCCTCATACATGTTTAAGTACATAGCACAGTGCAGACTGACTTCTGCATAAATAATCCACAGTCCCTACAGGACTGACTTGTAAAAATCATCAGGAAATTTTCTGAAACCCCAAAAGAACTTTACAAATCCTTAAGTTCTTGAGATTCCCTTCAAACGTTACCATATTTCTCCTAGGGatccaaataattttcaagtccACCTTTCTAACAAAAGTGAAACCAGAAGTAAATGCTTAGTTAACATTACTTGTTTCATAAGAGAGGTTTATGCTAtgcttttgcaaagcagctatcGCACAAGCTGTGCTGAAAATAgaagtgtttttatttatgcaaaGTGCTCTTCATTTGAAGTTGTTGGAATACTTGTTTAACAGGGCGTCACAAGGAAAACCAACGTGAGTTTGACCATAAGACAAGCTACTTCTCTAAAGAACACGTCAGTGTTGAGAGGCAACATAATGGAAGTGAAGGCGCACACAAAAGAAATACATCATGACTTCAAAGTCTTATTTTTcgccaagaaaaaaagagcactgTCAAGACAGACAACAGTCAGAACTGCCTAAATCAAGTAGTTTTGCTTGGTCTATCAGAGAATGGAATCTGTTTAATAAAaccagctgaaaacaaatacaagtgGAGTTTTTCAAGCAAAAATCAAATCTAGATTCAAGACAAACAGTCTTTGGCTTATTTaagttaaattaattaaaagcacAAAGAGCCACATTATTTCTACTATGCTATTGCTCTAATGTCTTAGAAAAACCCACGTGGAAAAAGCACAGGTCCTTCGGATCTAACAACCTAGTTAGCAACTATAatcaagatttctttttctctttttacagaaatagtCAATTATTCACCTTCCAGTTCACCCATCCTTTGTCATTTTCATTCATGTTGCTCTTCAGCTGTCCCCCATGGCTGGTCAAGTAAAActttgaaaagaacaaacaagaggtacaaaatactgaaatgttaatatgcctgtttcttctctgtacAAGACTTTTTCTACCCTTAGTTATTAGCTAAAactcttaattattttttagctGAAAGTGGTACTAAGACCGTATTCATACAGTTAGTGATACgtttaaaagacaaatacacactattgtcactttttttttttaatctgtcacAGATAAAACTAAGTATCAACAATATTTTAGTGGCATGCCAGTATCTGGCACTTTTCATCTGCATGCACATACTTTTCCATATATACGGGGATTTTTATAACATGTGGGTTGAAAATTAATCTATTAcaatagaattaattttcttattaaaaagaggcagcttaaatatttttttttctactgcagTTCTCACCACTTGGGTCACAGCTGCCTCTCTCATATGCATTGTACATGGTAATACAGTCAGCGCTCAGTTTGTTTAAACATACCTGCACAGGATGAAATGCTTTGCGGTTTTCTGCATAACATCTCTGAATTTGCTTGTGAAGCTTCTTAACATCCTGTATACAACACAATTTGTTTTTACATAGTCCTTCAGACAGACCACCACAAAATGCTTTACCATGAGCCAGTCAGAAgctaaagagagaaaaaggaagcttttaaCTGGCAAAAGTGACTACTGAGAGAGTGTGGACATCAGaccctgaaaggaaaaaacagccacTGTGAAGGGACTATGCTGACAAGGAAACACACACATCTTCCACAAAAGCATATTTAGACACCTCTATGCATGTGCTTGATTTGCATTATTCTAGGAAAcgaacaaaacaaataaaaatcactgagaTTTAATTATATGTAATAACACACCCAAAACTAATCTGAGGAATCAGGCACTGTGACAATACTCAGTCTTTCACCCATGGGAAAACCCTGATAATATACAgtttatatttaagaaaattagaTATGCATAATTAACCTGAAGAAACCCAGaacaatgcaaataatttaGCGGCTGGCTCCAGCATTTTGACCTGACAATTTGGACAACAGTTAACTAGAAGTACTTAAAATACAGCAGACTTAATTTTTAGCCTATTATGTTTTTTGTAAGGTACACTACATAGCTTTATTCTCAGTGCCCCAAAAGCAGTGTTTTGTAAATATAACTGattcccattttaaaatgaaacatcatTACATTGCTTTGATTCATGTAGCACTTCGAGAATGTGTTGATATCTCCAAAGGATTTCATGTAAACTAGACTTTATCACTACAATATTGCAGTGCAAGTTCTTACAGACACTAGAAAAAGTGTCTAATTAACTGAAGGCCACAACCATCTTCACTTATAAAGCTTCATCCTTCCTACACACCTGCAGAAGTGCCAGGTTTTATATAAGGCCTAACAGGGGCTCTGCCTGACCAAGGAAGGAAACGTGTTTTAGCTCAGCAGGAAATGCCCAGCCAGCATCTCTGAAATTATCAAGGAGGTCCTCTGGTCTCTTCTGGGGGACTACTGAAGGGCTCCTTAGGGAACCAAGTTCCAAAACACCAACTGGAGCTTCCCCAAAATCTTGTGGTGAGTGGCACTAGCCTCTATTAGTGCTATACATACTTTGCATTACACTCAACGAGCAGCCAGATGGGCTCTGCAAAAGCTTGAATTCAAGCAGTCTTGCAGGGCAGTGAAGTCCCTGGCAGAGGCAGAACTGCTCAGGGTaacagggaggggagaggtcTGCCTCAGAAACCGAAGGCTGCACTTTTACAGGAGGCTGCAGATTAACATACTTTCCTCATAGAGTTCAAGCTGTTTTGATCTCAAAAACCCAATGACTGGTCAAGATGCTTGGTGTGGTGATCATGCTGATCTTTCTCATATTTACCTATCCTATGAACATCTCACCCGTTCTTTCATTCATTCTAAAATTTTAGAGACAGATTGAACAGTGTCCTCCTGTCCCAACTGCCTCTCATGTGACGGAAAGAAAAAGCTCAGTATCCTCATAATGctcaaaattttcatttccacaAATACTTACTAACATGGTTGGGAACCTCAGGTCTGCTTTGACAGGGAATGTAACTGGATGGGGCATTTGCAGCCCCTCTAGCAAAACCATTTTGAGACAGAACTGCATTTAGCTTCATGGTAAACATGAGGcaaaaaactgtttctatattcCTGGTTTTGGAATCAAACCAACTTACTGCATCTCCATGAAGGCAAACAAAATCTCTGGCAAGCTTATATAAAGGTACATTCCAAACCCTAAAAAATTCAGCAGCTGATGTAAGCAGGTCTGGGAGTCATCACAATGTTAAACATGCTAACTGTCCTCTGAAAGCTGCTCTCCAGTTTTTGTGCTCCGACATTACATCAACACTGTCACTGGAGAACCTTTCAACATTTGTATGTCATGGGTAAGTTTCTTTTACCTTTAGCACCATCAAGTCATCAAAGCTGCAGTCCACAATGAGGCGAAGCGTACTAGGAACAACGTCCCTTCGCATACGCTTTCTGTCATTCCCTTCGTTATTGGAGTCCAATTTTGACTGACGTTCTAGTTTTCTCTTCTGGCGTTTTTCTTTTCGCTTCTGcctaaataaacaaacaaataaatcttCAAAAAGTGCTGCCAAATATGCTGAGGCACGTATTATGCACATAAATGCATTCTGCTATGATCAAGGCGGTTGTCCCATGACTGTGGTAATTTAAACTTATCCTGTTGCTTGCAGTTGTGCTAGGCTGATACCAGCATGAAACACACACCCCGTCTTTGTGAAGTTCTGTATATACCTACAAAGACAGACATCTGACACAAATTCAATGAAGTCAATAATGGGAGTCTCATAGATTTAAGGGTGCTCCGAGTCAGGTCTCATAACAGCAACAACCAAAAAGATTGCCAAAATTGCAGTATCAGAATGTGGAAAGCAATGTACCTCCTGTTTCACTGAACAGTTTCTCAAAAGGCTTCTGAAgcaattgttttttccccctgttccCCCGatgggagcaggcagctgggacATGAAATTTCAGAGACAGCAGCTTGAACAGCCACTGCCTTGGGAAGCAACACTTCGCAATCAGCAGGACAAGGATAAACCACAACCAACCCATTTGCAGACACGCTTTCTGTTAACAACAGAATAATATAGAAGCTCATCATCTTCCAAAACTATTTTACCAGTCTGTAGGTCAATATAACTTATAGCACAGCACTTCATGTGtcaaaagaaactttttttattcaCTGTCTTTGTAAGATTCACCAAGTCTGACAACACCAGGGAAATATGACGCAGCCCATTCAGAAAGGAACCAGGCCACACTTATTTCTCCCTTCTGACAAACCAAAAACGTGCAAGTTTGAATCCCTCCTGATATCCTCTTCAAGTTGAGGAACACTTCTAGTCTGAAGAGAGGACGCTTACCTTTATAGCTTCTTCATATGCAGATGGAGTAGCCTGTGACTACTGCTTTAAACCTGGTGTGGGAGAAAACTCGTTCAACTGCCTTGATTTGCTAAAGCAATCTACACTCAAATTGTGCTGACACGTCATCATTATTAGCATTAACTACTACACATGATCCTAGGAAAGCCATTTGCAAACCATACCTCCGTAGATCTTTCTGTTCTTCCCACTGTTTCTGCTTCAGTAGCTTCTTCCTTTGCCTCTTGGACATGGTCTCAAGGCATTCTTCCTTGTCTGAGCCTGCCTCCTGTCTCTCTACTGGATTGTCACTTGACTTCCCATTTCCCCCCACATCAGGAACTTCAGGGGACATGGTATTGTCTGTTGCCACCTCTGGACTTTCTGCTGGTGTTTCTGACGACATTAGCTTTTGGCCAGGTTTACTGACTTGTTTCTCAACACgtgataaatatttcattaaaagcaaGCTTTTCCCTCACCAATtctgtaagaaacaaaacaacagaatgAGTGTTATTAACAAGAGGCTCACCCTACACCTACCATAAAcatgaacaaaggaaaaataataagtAAGAGATGGCCTTTTGTTTAAAGCTAGGTTACTGCCTCTGCAAACAGTAACACATAACATACTGGAGAGATTATAACCAGAACATGTGTTCAGAACATGGCTAAAATTCCGCCTGCTACATCTGCAGCTATTCAACAGTTTCCAGTTAAAAACTTTGTGAAAACACAACTGCATAGAAATAGGGAATCATACTGGATTaaccataaaagaaaaaatattagcagTACTATTATGTGTACACAAACTATTCTCAaatacacaaacagaaaaaattaaagagGTATCTTGTGATATAACTATGGCAGCATGTTAGAGAAATATAAAGAAACTAAAGccattttgggggaaaaaaaagtgtgaacaAGATGTACCCCttcaaaattgatttttatttcttctgagaACCAAAGACACCTGCCAACCACTGGCACTGGCCACTGTCAGCGGACAAAACACAGCAAGTAAGGGGATGAACACACTAAACTGTTACTCAGCAAAACATTCTGCATTTGAATCAATTACAATTATACCTTTTCAATGGcaagtattattttttcatactaGTAGCTCCCTTGTGCTCAACAGCTGCATAGATTTCTAAAGATAACTACTTCACCGGAGAACACTGCACCTACAGAGCCAAAAACCACTGCATCTACATGCAGGAAAAACAATCCCCTGGCTTCTTTACTAacagaagagctggaaaacatgcaaaacacCAGAAAACCCGAAGTGTTTTAGCTAACACACCCCGATTTCCCTAACTGGGAGCGTTAAGACAGAAGGCCCGGGGAGTCGAGACGCTCGTAGGTGCCAAATGGCAGGGCCTCACGCGGCACAGCTGCATCCGCAACCACTGCAGCGCGCACGCCCCGCAGATACCGCCTTCTATACATACatctgtgtatgtatatatagaCACATATACACACGTacatctatatatatatacacgtatCTATGTATACATGCATTATATATATAGAAACACACGCGTTATCCCTGCTCACGCGCCAAAGTACCTCATAACTCAACAGGACCGGCCACGCCCGCCCACGAGGCCCGGCGGGGCCGTGACCCCCCCACAGGCGGCAGCGACAGCCGGGCGTTAAGGGCGACGGCGCGGAGAGGGGGGTCACGCTCCTCAGGCCGTTGGGAGGCGGccattttcccctccttccctcagGAACCCCGAGCCTGAACCCCagctccccccccacccccatacACAAGAGGTAACGGACGCGGCCGGGGAGTGGGAACGGGACTGCAACGTACCCGCGAGCCGCCCCACGCGCAGGGccgggggtggggaggggatgggtgacgggaggaggaggaggaggaggaggaggagcaacGGCTCCCCGCGCGCTACGACTTCAAATCCCGGCGAGCAACGGGCGGCGGTCACGCGGCGCTAACGGCCGCCGCCCCGGCGCTGAGGGAGAGCGCCGCGACACGCAAATACCGAGTGACGACGTTTCGGCGCGAtacccctcccctgccccagggccggccgggggccgggcgggACTCGTCCCGTCCCTGCCGGTTGCGCAGGCCGGCGGGGGGCTGCCCTCGCCCCGGTCCCGCTGGGCACCGGCGGTTTGCAGTGGTCGCTGCGTTCTGAGTTAGCTCTGGTTTCACCCCGAACCGCTTCCggtcaaacaaaaaaagaaatagctacAGCCGTAACAAGTGCACCTGAAGAGCAGTCATGGTTTGGGTGGGTTTCTCCTTTTTGTGTCGTTGCTCATAACCGACGCCGACATGCCGAGGTTGGCTGTCGgtggccgccgccgccggccctgcgATGGCGGCGGAGCGAATGAGGGTGGATGTGGGTGCCAGGGCCAGGCTTTAGGGGCCTTTAGGGCCCGACCTTGCGGGCAGGTACGCAGATGAACCGATTGCTTTGAAACCAGCCGGAGTACGCGCTGGCAGGCCAATGCCCCCGCTGCAACTGGTGAGGAAAGCCATGCTCCTCCTCCCTGACGGCTGCGGTGGCTCCACCAGGTTAAGAGGAGCAAAAAGTAAGAAAGCCGTATTTTTATCTGATGGTTTCGATGACACTACTGAGTTCACGCAGGGGCcagtgaagtatttttaagtgGTGACATTCCTCAGAGCAGATTTCTAACTCCAAAGGTCCCCCAGTTCCCTCTGCCCCCTAAAAAGGGGTACGCGCCTTCAtgcttcatatttttaaaggccACCGCCAATTAGCTTTTTAAACTCTAGTGTCAATACTCAACGAAGGGCAACGTTCTTTCGCCTTCAGATAACTTCATGAAAGAATGCTGCCCTGCCACAGGAGTCAGTTCTGGAGACCGGGATTATAATatatgagaaaaatatatttggggCAGCCTAAGTATGTAGGTATCTGTTTGCCCCTGGTTAATGAGGCACACGAAGTTAGCAAACGTACAAGTGCGTGCTACCATAATACCCTTTTCATCTGCATCAATGTTTATCTCAAGTTTCATTGGTTCCAGATATACACACTCTTTCAGTTTTAGTGCTGGTTTCAGGTTTGCTACGGCTATGTTAAAGTCACAAAACTGTATGGTGTCACTATAGTGAGACACTGACCTTTAACTACTGTTGGTATTTAATATTTGCTGTAATATTTGATTTCACTTGTGATTCCTATTCCCtgcattactttaaaaatagttagatttgcatttgcttttgctaGCATCTATTTAAAACCTCGCTCATGTTACTATTAATATCTAGCTTTACACGCCAGCATCACACAAATCCAAATGCGCCACTATGAAGAATCCTTCGTTTTCCTTTGGTTATTAAAAGCCTGCAGATCAGTTACTGATAGAAGCCcgtttgcttgcttgcttttttgaaaaagcaaaaaggcatCTAACAAATTCACATAATACTCAGATGTGCTTTTTCTTAGAATGAAGAAACTGCTTATGCATTTTGATTTATAAATCTATTTTTCTCATATTGCACTTTCCAAAGTGGCAGTATTGCTAATCCAGACCCCTGCGTCCTCAAACAGCAATACAGGGTAATGCAATGTTTTCCAAAGTCTGCCAAGTGCCAAGTGgtgacaaagcaaaatgaagaccTGAGCAGTTGCAAATATTGAGAAAGAGCTGTCTAGCTGAATTTCATGATTTTGATTGAGCCATAACATGACTTTTCAAGATGCTCATTCAAATGGTGAGTTCCCCCCAGCTTTAGAACAAACTCAACACCCCATAGTTTAAAACTGCATATCGAAGCATTTTGTGCAAACTGCACTGCGGGTCAAGAGGCAGAgtatggagaaaggaaaaaagatccTCCGTGGAGGCTCAGGTGTGGACACAGACATCACTCTCTGTGGGCCGGGTCTGATTGCAGTGCTCTTGAGGCAAGGCTTAGGATGCGAGTGACGCGCACAACTCACCTTTAGCCAGCGGCTTGGCTGTGCATCTCCCTGCCCCTGTCCCCTGTGGCagaagttggggggggggtgtgtcgTATTTAGCGaaacagcaggagctggggcacaCAGGCACCAGTTGAAGGGCAAAGATGGGCTCGGGTGCTTCCATGCACATAGCTGAATGTTTGAGTTGAAAACCAAGATCTTCACACTGTCCTTTGTGAAGAGgagacaaaaacattttgttgaCCTCAGAAGATGTGAGGAAATCTCATTAGTTTTATTAGGTCATATAAAGATATGAGCCTTATAGTTTGGACTCTGTAAAATGTGCAGCAACAGTAATACTTTGACCCCAGCACATATGCCAGCATGGCGTGAAGCGTACATTAGGGGCTGATCCTGCAACCTCTGCGTGTAATGGACTTTGGTGGGCGCAACAGTTCTTTCATTGGTGTAATATGACTTCAAGGAAGTCACTGCTGATTACTCCGGCCATAACTGAGGTGAGGCTCAGGCCTCCTGTTTTTAAGACATTTGAAGAATATACCAAGTATGTGTTATGGGTATGTATATaggtgtatgtatgtatatgcatgtgGAAATGCATGTACACTATTTCTCTATGTGATGGTTACATTCTTAGTTCTGTAACTGGCACTACTACAGTGGTGTCCAAAGAGATACGCTGATTTACCTCAGCAGGGGATCTGGCCTCTGATATTCTAGTGTCTTAAGAGAGgccctttttttaaataactttagttcaaggaagaaataaatttccTGTGTCCCAAGAGCGTAAGAAGAGGACAGTTGCTCTTCTCCAGATTTTAGCCCAACATCAACTCCTCCTCGTGAGTGAAGTGTGAACGTTGCATTTCCAAAACAGGATCCATACCTGTGGTCTTTCTCTAGCCAGAGTTGGTTTTGCACACAGatagtgtcctttttttttttttttttccaaaaaagcaCAGATTGGCATCCACAATGCTCAGCTTCTCTTACCACAAGGCAACAACCCAAGACAAAGGCTGTTCTCACCTCACGATCCCTTACTAATACAGAGGAGCTGGTGGCAGAAATGGCCTGTTGGGAGCAGCTAAACGCAGCCTGGGGCAGCACTGGTTCAGTCAGGGTGTTTGTAGCTCACAGTCTTGTTAAAGCAGCCTCTGGAAGTGGAGCAAAAGAGCGTAGTCATGGCTCACGGGTGTGCAGGTGTGCCTCCTCTACCAGCAAGACCAGATCCTCCCTCCTTGCAGGGCCAGGGAGGCTTCGTGTGCCGGGAGAGAGGGTGCCCCTCTCGCAGGCTGTGACACCCAAGGTGTGCCAAGGAACGTGGCGGGGGTGGCCTGAGGGACAAGGAGGTCCTTTAGCGAGCCCTGTGGCGATGAGGCTTAGTGCCAGATGGCCTGGGATTTAGTCTCAGAGGAAACGGGGAAGCGCATGGGTTAGTCGGCCAGGGGCTTATCAGAGGAGGTGGTGAAATTAGTgtgagaaaaggggaaaattgGGGTGAAAAGGAGGGCTTCGTTTGTCCTGCTCCCAGACCCAGCCGAGCAGGTACTCTTCACCGAGGTGAGACAGAATGGCTGATTTATGTCATCTTTTCAGTCCCTAACCTCTGCCACTGCAATGATGTAAGatgggggctggggctgctgaaagaaagagaatttatttGGTATGGTACAATGTAGCAGGAACTGACATCCCATCTGAGTCTCCGTAATAAAGTAGCATCACTTTTTTGGGATGGCACTGATAAATCCCATGTACTTCTGCTTCCAGGAAGACCCTTAAAAGCATCTGCCTCTGGGGTTGCTCACAGAGTTGATACAAGACAGTGGTCAGGATCTGGCCCCTGGCAGCAACAGACCCAATTGCCCTTTCATTCAGACAGAGGAGGAGTGGCAGGATCTCCTGGTCCTGCCAGGACTGGAGGTGGGCTCCCCCACTCAGAAATGTGGCTGTGTGGACTCAGTATTCAAAAATGAAAGCCTAGGTGATCGATAAAATGGGGTAGAAACCACCAGTTACCTTAGTTCTTAATAATTAACTGGAAGTCCTTTGATGAACTTAGTACCTGAGTGTGGAATTTGGAATCTGACCTTTACTACATCTAGATAAACAGTGTGGCCAACCCAGCGGCTCTCTCTGCACGCGCCCCTCCACGCTCGGCAGCTCACTTCTTGGGGGCTCTCACACTTCATGCTGCAGTCAGGAGCTCAGGGGAGTCCAGCATGATTCTTCTTACCGTGCTGTTCCTTTGCATCATTTCCACCTACTCAGCCTCTGTTAAAGGTAGGTCTGTACCGCGCTTGGTTCAGCTTTTGGCTCAGCAAAGGCATAACTGGTGTGTGTATGCAGATCTGTTCTGCTTCAAAAATTATCATCTTTACTCATCTGTCCTTGAGTAATATGAAATGCATTTAGTAATTACAAAGGTTTCAGCGCTTGTGGCATTCGTGTCAGCAGAAGGGATGGAGGAGACAATGTTTTCAGGTGCACAGGGCCAGCGGTGTGAGCCAGGAGGCCGGAGATCTTGACCTTGCTTAGTCAGGACATGCTGTGCGGGCACCGACTTGAAAGGGACTATTCACACGCTCAAAAGTTAAACACACAGAAGTGATCTGgtggagcagagccaggaagtGCTCAGGGCTCTCCAGGTTTCAGCTTCTGAACAGTTGACTCAGCTACCACTGAAGTCAGTAACAAGCATCCCATTAATTTCACGGGGAGCTTGCTCTGCAATAAGTCATTAAAACCTGGATGTCTGCACAAGGCCCGGGAGCGGGGCTTTACTCAGGTGTCCTGACAAAGGTCAAGGGCATGAAATCTGGAGACTGCCCGCTTCAGCAGTGCCAGTGTGTGAAGCAAGGAAAGGTGTCTTTAGTAGTGGCCCTTCGTGTACAACCTGACATTAAATTTAGAGGAGCAGCAACCTTAAAACATGAGCCGACACCTAGTTTTTAGTTTAATGAGGATGTCCTCATCATGATGAGGAGCGGGGGGGCACGCCATCCTAGGTTAAACTATTAAAAAGGCTTTAGAGGTGCTCTCATGGgtgcctctgcctgctccctgcaggggATCCAGCACACTGTATCCATGTAAGCACAGAGCAGCAACCTTCCTCCCTACCTCCCTACCCCCTTACAACAGGAGTTATAAAGCAGAGAAGTTTGCAGGCAGTTCCTCTACCCGTGAGCATATTTCACAAGAGTGTATTTCATGAGACCGCCAAGTTCATGGCTAGATACCATCGTGCCACATTTCTGGTGTCTGCTCTTCCCAGCTTGTCTTTAATATCAATTAAGCAAAGCTCCTTGATGTGAAGTAATATTTGCTTGTCACTTTACATCCCCAGGGTAGTGAGCAAGCATTTTCTCATTAATTAGTCCtcccttcagctctgccaggtCTCATCTCTCTCTTGTGCAGAGACTGAGAGCTAAATTACTGGCCCAAAGGCCACTTAGTGCCTCAGTGGCAG from Gavia stellata isolate bGavSte3 chromosome 5, bGavSte3.hap2, whole genome shotgun sequence encodes the following:
- the TRMT10A gene encoding tRNA methyltransferase 10 homolog A, translating into MKYLSRVEKQVSKPGQKLMSSETPAESPEVATDNTMSPEVPDVGGNGKSSDNPVERQEAGSDKEECLETMSKRQRKKLLKQKQWEEQKDLRRQKRKEKRQKRKLERQSKLDSNNEGNDRKRMRRDVVPSTLRLIVDCSFDDLMVLKDVKKLHKQIQRCYAENRKAFHPVQFYLTSHGGQLKSNMNENDKGWVNWKDIQIRTEHYSELIKKEDLVYLTSDSPDVLSELDEKKAYVIGGLVDHNHHKGITYKKAVEQGISHAQLPLGNFVKMNSRKVLAVNHVFEIILAYLEKRDWKEAFFSVLPQRKGAVPLGEANDLSKHAPSGKEDEDNDSDSN